The genomic segment TCACTTTGGCGACCTTCAGCGATTTCTTGGCGGCCTGATCATCGTCGGCCCCCAAGGCTTCATTGGCCTTCTTCACACCCATTTGGACCGAGGAGACCTCGCGAGCCTTCGCGCGCAATAGCTTGAACCAGGCATCCGACTCGACCTGTAATTCGGGCTTTGTCAGCGGCTTCACCATCACCTTTAATTGGTCGAGTGGGATTTCTGGATCGATCGTGGTGTGGGCTGTGTACTCGGAATTCTCCGGGGACGCGTCTTCTGCTGCCTGGGATGTAGGGCTTGATAATGCAAGGCAGGCCAGGATTGTTATTGTCGTCGTCCAGGGCCAGAGCGTGGTTGGGATGGCATTTTTCATATCGTCGTGTCCATTAACGGGCGTTATATGCTGGTTGATTAACGTGCCCCAACAGGCTAAATCAATTTTGGATCAGTCACAATTACCGACACGGAGCGGGGTGTGTAGGGGCGCCGATGGGAACAGAATATTTCCTTGAAGTTTCGAATCATCACCTACAACTTGAGGGGAAGAATCGTTGTCACCCGTCGTCGGACCGCTTTTCTTTGCCCATTGCCTTGCCACCGCTTGATTCTAGGCTTGGCAAAAGAGTGGCTTGGGCATCTTGCCCCAGAATAGGCTGCGGCTGGAAGCCACAGCCACGACAGATTCTTACTCTCATTCTCCGTTGTGACAAAGCACTAGCCTACTTGAGCGAGCTAGGCAACGCGCCTAGACTGAAAGGAGTATATGACGTTCCGGACGAGACGCGCCGTACCCGGTTAAGACAAGACGACGCTTTTTTTCTAACTTTCCTCGGGAGCGTTGTCATGAACGTTTGGTTCATTCTTTTGCTGGCCGGACTACTGGAAATCGCCTGGGCAATTGGCTTGAAATACAGTGATGCCTTCACCAGGTTTTGGCCAAGTGTTTGGACGGTGTTGGCCTACATTGCCAGTATCTTGTTGCTATCGCTCGCTGTTCGCCAGATCCCGATTGGGACCGCCTACCCGGTGTGGATGGGGATCGGAGCACTCGGAACAGCGGTCTTCGGAATTGTATTCTTAGGTGAATCGACATCGCTTTGGCGATTGTTGTTCTTAATGCTGCTAGTCATCTCGCTAGCCGGATTGAAATTATCGTCCGAGGTTTAGCATGGTTTTCTATCAGCCCCGGCACCCCCTCGAATCTCGAGAATCAAATGAATTTTATTAAGAAAGCAAGCCAAACGACTGCTCAACGATCGGTGATTCTGATTCGCTTCATGGTTGGATTCGTATTCTTATCGGAAGGTCTTCAGAAGTTTCTATTTCCTGACGCTCGGGGAGCTGGTCGATTTGAGAAGATTGGGCTGCCTGAGCCAGAATCTCTGAGTTATTTCGTTGGTAGCTTTGAGATCGTTTGTGGCATTGCCATTGTGCTTGGTTTGTTAACGCGTTTCGCAGTGCTGCCGACGATCACGATTATGCTCGTCGCGATTGCGACGACCAAGTTACCAATGCTTGCCGAAGAAGGTTTCTGGGAGGCCGCTCACGCGGCCAGGACCGATTTTTCGATGCTGCTCGGTTCGCTCTACCTGCTGATTGTGGGTGCTGGAAAATGGTCCGTCGATGCACAGTTGAAACCGAATTCAGAATAGTCGCTTGGGCGCTAGCCCCGTATTTTTCAGCGGTCGCGTGGCAAACGCCAAACCGGCAAATCCTAAAACCAAATCGAGTTGAAGGATTAGTGCTTGGTTAGCAATGCCTCTTCGGTCTTGACGGGTTGGTTTTCTGCAGAGCGATGATTCGGCAAAATGTCCATCAGCAAGCTGAACACCAACGGGATCACTAACAAGGTGAAGATGGTGGCAAACGCTAGACCACCGACGACGACGGATCCGAGGCCGCGATAGAGTTCGCTGCCGGAGCCAGGGGCGATCACCAACGGCAGCATCCCGAAAATACTGGTGAAAGTCGTCATGAAGATTGGGCGCATACGTGTTCGAACTGATTCGCAGATAGCGTCGCGAGCTGACATTGGTGCGATCTCACCCTCCGCAGCACTGTGGTGACCTCGCATGAAATTCAGCGCCTGATGCACAATCAAGATAGCATTGTTGACCACCACGCCGATCAAAATCACGAAGCCGAGCATCGTTAAGACGTCGAGTTGCTGTGTCGGGTCCTCGCGGTGTACCATCCACAATCCGACGAAGCCGCCGACGGTCGCAAGCGGCACTGTGAACATGATTACCAGTGGATAGAGGAAATTCTCGAAGAGCGCCGCCATCAAGAGGTAAGTGATAACCAACGCCAGGAAAAATCGACTTAATGCAACGCTGCCGAGCGACTCGCGATTCCAACCGTTCCAATGTCCCATCAGTGCTGCGCGAACATCCGTTAAACGATCGGCATTGCCTGACAACGAGACAAAAATATCGTTCCCCATCTTGCCTTCGGCTCGTGCCTGTTCCACGACATCGAGGATCGTCTCTTGAGCTTCTTCGAGAGCCACATGGTTGGGCGGCGTCACGGTCAAAGCGATCGCTCGTTGCTGCTCCACCCGCCGTATTTCTTGCGAGGCTTCGGTTGGTATGAAATCAGCGATCTGACCTAGCGGCACCATGACAACCGAGCCGTCGGATTCTCGTACCGAAACAGGCAAGTCCGCAATCTGCTCGGGGAAAATTTCCGATGCGGGATCACGGATCAATACCAAATCGATGTTATCGCCTTCGAAGTCAAAGTCACCGACGAACGACCCGTCAATCATCGACCGAGCTGACATCGCCAAGTCACTGACGTTGATGTTTAGTCGTTTTGCGACCTCCTGTTTAATCTGCAACTGCCGCTCGGGTCCCGCTTCGTCGAAATTCTCAGGCGACGTGCGGACGGAGAACTTCGAGAAAGCTTCTTGTAGCCGCTGTTCCAGGTAGGTGCAGGCAGCTTTTAAGCGGACCATGTCATTGCTACTGACTTCGATATCGACGGCGTTCGAGCTGCCCGCGCCCCGTCCGAATATCGAGGCTTGTGATGTCACTCCCTTGCTGGCGGGGATCACGTTAAACGCTTTGTTAAAGATAGCCGCAACCGGTTCAACGTTTGCCGGGTCATCGCTGATACCGATCATGAACACGCTTCCTCGCGCGACGACAAAGAAAAACTCCTTCAGCGCTGGGATATCGTGATACTCCGTTCCGGTTCGTTGATCAATCACCGGTCCATACTGAGACGCTTCTTCCGAGTTCTTTGCGTTCCAAAACGGTTTGAGTTCTTGTTCGATCCGCTGTCCAACATAGTAGTTCTCCATTACGGAATAACCCGCTGGAGTCGACATGCGACAGAACGTAAAGTTCTTGTTCCCATTCGGAAGGTAGCTGGCGGGAGGCATCAGTGCGATACTAAGTCCGATGGATCCTAGCGTCACGATTGCAATCAGCATCAGCCTTAGCCATGCACTAGAAAGACTGCGGAAGGTCAACAGATGGATCATCGAGGTCCACCTATTTCCAAACCAAGTGAAGATCTTGACCAGACCGAAGAGGCCAACAAACGACGCGGTGATCGAATCATGCCATGTAGGTGATTCTCTCCGAGAATTGTTGTGGTCCGCGTCGCCGAGACTAGTGGCGATGTGTTTCGGAGCACGCAGAAATAGAGCTGCGGCGGTCGGGATCACGGCGACCGAAACCACCAACGACAATGTGACGGCGGCACAGATCGCCAAGACGATATCGTAGAACAGTTGGCCTGCTTCGTCTTGAATCGTTAGCACCGGTGCGAAAACGGCGATCGTTGTTAGCGTCGATGCCAGAATGGCTCCCCAAACTTCTTTCGTTCCATTGTAGGCGGCTTGCCGAGGACTTGCTCCCAGTTGCAAATGCCGATCGATGTTTTCGAGGACCACGATGGCGTTGTCGACCACCATCCCGACGGCGAAGCTGAGTCCTGCCAATGAGATGACATTCAAGTTTCGATCCGCGAACCACATGACCACGAAGGTCCCAATGACAGAAATCGGGATCGATACAGCGACAATCATCGTCGATCGGATACTCCGCAAAAACAGCAGCAGTACAAGCACTGCTAGCCCACCGCCGATCCACAGGTTCTGTTCGACCAAGCCGATGGCGCTATAAATGTAGTGCGAATCGTCGAACGCCATCCGCAAACGCAATCCATACCGATCATTTTTGAAACTTCGCAGGACACCGCCTTCGGCGTTCATCTGTTCCACGACTCGGTTGACATTTTCGATGATGTCCAACACGTTACTGCCGGTCTTTCGTTTGACGAAGATCGTCAACGACGTTCGCCCTTTGCACTGGTCAAAGTGGATCGTTTTCTCCAGGGCAAGCTCCACGCGGGCGACATCCGATACACGCACCGGGCTGCCCAGTTCGTCATACTTGATGATCGTATCGCGAAGTGGCTCCAGCGAGTTGTATTGACCAAGTACACGAAAGCGAACATCTTGACGACTGTCAGCCAAGTCGCCGGCTGTCGCGTTGACATTGTCCAACCGCAGTGCAGCATTCAATTCCGAAATCGTGATGCTGCGACGTGCCAACGCTTCGGGATCAAATCGGATTTGAACTTGATGTTGTCGTCCCCCTTTAATTTCGATCTCCGCCACACCCTCGATCCGCTCGAGACTTGGGATGAGGAAGCGATCGGCATGATCGTAGAAGGTCGCGACCTCGAAATCGGGGTCTTCGGCTTGTAACAGCAGGTAGGCAATTGCGTTGTCACCGGCGGTATCGGCCAAATCGATGATTGGGCGATCGACATCCTCGGGGTACTCTGGAACTTCGTCGATCTTATTAGAGACTTCTTGAAGGATTCGGTCCGGCGAAGCACCGACGTTGAACTCAAGCGTGATTCGTGCGCTACCGAGGCTGGCGAGTGACGTCATCTTCCACAAGCCTTGAACCGACTTCAGCTTTTCCTCTTGTTCAAGGATGATCGACTTCTCAATCTCCTCAGGACTACGACCATCCCAGTTGGTCCTAACCGTGATCACGGGCCGATCAACATCGGGGGTCAACTGCACGGGGATGCGTGAGAGTGCGATGACGCCGAACAAGAGAACCAAGATCACACCAACGGTGGTCTTGACCGGATTCTCAATACAAAATTTGATTGGGTCCATGATCGGTAGGTTTCGCTATTTGTCGACGATTTGTTGGCCAGTACGGTACGTTCCTGGCACGGGACTCAACGGGGAACGATCTTCATCAACTCGAACGATTGCGCCGGGGGTTAATCGCTCTAGCCCCTCCGTGACCACTTGGACTCCTGGTACAACCCGCTCAACATCCGTTTCGCGTTGGCAAGCGATAGCGTAGGACTCGCGGGTTTGCGACAAGACTCGGACCGGCACCGGCTGCGCCAACCACACGGGCTGCGGTTCTCCATGCGGTCCGTTTTTATCTTGTGGCTGCAGTATCCAAAGGGTCGCCTCATCTGGTTTGATCAACACCGCATCGCGGGGCACGATTAGCTCGGTCGATTCACGCATCACCGGTACGAACACACTGACTCCCATTCCTGGCAACAGTTTTCCGTCTTGATCATCGAGTGCGATGCGAACAGGAAAGGTGCGGCTGCCTAGCGAGCCTTTTGCATTGATCGAGAAAACCTTCCCTTCAAGTTCCATCCCCAAGCTATCGACAATCAGAGTGACCGAATCGCCAACGCTTAGCAGTGGCAGCGATTCTTCGGGGACCATAATCCGAGCATCGATTCGCCCCGATGAAACGATCTCAACAATCTGGCTGCCGACCGAGACGTATTCCCCTAGTTCGGAATGTTTGGCGACAACGCTACCGTCGAACGGTGCGATTAACTCGAGACGCATATTGCGTTCTTGGGCTTCTTTGAGCAACACCTGCAGCTGCGACAAGGACGCTTCGAGCTCTTCGATTAGCGAACGTTTCTGTTCCACTTCGCTGGAAGAAACCGCATTTTGACGGAACATATCTTCGAAGCGGCGGAGTTCACCTTTTTCGAAGGCTTGGGTGGCCTTTTTTTCGGCAATCTGTGATTCAATCTTGGCCTCGTCTAATTTTGTCCAAGTGTCATCGATACGCGCCAGCACTGTTTTGCCGCCGACAACCTTTGTCCCTTCATCCACCGGCAAGGCAACCACTTTCCCAGCCACCTCGGTCGCAATCGTTGCGGTGCGCAACGCGACCAGGTCACCGATCAAAGTCCGCACAGGCATGATCGATGCTCGTTGGATCTCACCGACTCGAACCAATTGGGCCTGCGGACTACGTGGTGGTCCCTTACCAGCAGGGGAGCTGGCTGAAACCTCGCCACCTGCCGAGTTAACTTTTTTGACTGCGAGATAGCCAACGAGTCCACCGAGCAGAAAGGTCGTCATGGCAACGGACAAAACAGAAACAGAGAACCGTTGAGAGAGATGCTTTTGACGTTGGTTTTGGCGAAGCATGAGCATCGGAGGTGGGTGAGGGGTGGGCAGGGTACAGCTTTATGCCGACTGGGCGTAAGGTGACGAAGCCGCAGGGTAGGTGGCCTAAGCTTCTAGCCTGGGGATCATCAAAACCTGTGGCCAAGCTTCTAGCCCGGGGCCATCAAAACCTTGTGGCCTAGGCTTCTAGCCTAGGGACCATCAAAACCTGTGGCCTAGGCTTCTAGCCTGGGGACCAACAAAACCTGTGGCCAAGCTTCTAGCCTGGGGACCATCAAAACCTGTGGCCTAGCCTTCTAGCCTAGGGACCAACAAAACCTTGTGGCCTAGGCTTCTAGCCTGGGACCATCAAAACCTGTGGCCAAGCTTCTAGCCAGGGACCATCAAAACCTTGTGGCCTAGGCTTCTAGCCTGGGAACCAACAAAACCTTGTGGCCTAGGCTTCTAGCCTGGTGACCAACAAAACCCAGGCTGAAAGCCTGGGCCACGTAAACGCCTACCGTTTCTAAAATGGTAGTTTTCCGGACTTGGTTCAATGCGGCCTCCCCTGCTATGGATCGGCTCACCCGCCATCATAGTCATGCGATCGCAGAAAAGACAGTCCTTCTATTTTTTCTTTAACGTGATTGACATACCGCCGCGGACCACGGTATCCAAATTCGGGTCGGTGGTGATCGCCTCCATGAACGGCGGATGAGCCATCCGAGGATTGATATTATGAGCCAATATCAATCCACCCGGTCGTAACATTGGCATCAACGTATTCAAGTAATCGATGTAGCCTTCCTTGTCCGCGTCCAAGAACACCATGTCGACGGTACCGGTGAAGTCCTTCAGTTTCTCGTGCGCGTCCCCTTCGACGACGGTGATCACGTCCGACAATCCCGCTCGCTTGAAGTTTTCACGCGCCTTCGCTGCACGGTCCGAATCAATCTCGTAGGTCGTCAGGTGTCCGCCTGTCTCTTTCAATCCCAAGCCGAGCCATATTCCTGAGATGCCGGTGGACGTTCCCAGTTCGACGACGTTCTTTGCGCCCATCGATTGGGCCATGATCCGCAGCAACCGCCCGTCATTTTCCGGTACGTTGCGAAATGCTTGATTTGCCTGGATATCGCCGAGGACTTTCAAAGCCGTCTGCTCAAATTCATCCAATGGCACGGGAGGTTTCTCAAGTTCGATGTCTCCAGTTGATCGGTCACCGCTCGGGGCGCGTCCGGTCCCCCTTTGTTGGGCGTGAACCATCGCTGTCATGGAGAGAAAGACGACAGCGGCAAATAAACAGGAGGCAAATTGGATGGATGTCTTCATTGGTCTCGCGATTCCTAAAAAAAGGGTGAGAGTCTACTGCGTCCGTTGAGGCGGGCGAACACACCCGCCGCTGGAAGTTATGGGGGTTCCGTAGACCGTTATGGGACCTCATTATAGCAAAGGACGCAAGCTAGCGGTCAAGTTAGTGAGTCTCGTTTCGCCGATCTCATGGGAATCGACATCGTCGACGCACTAGGGATGACCGCCTTCAAACGGATGGCAGCTTCCGCAGCTCATTTTTACCATGGTCTTGCCCATACCCTCTTTACCGTGGCATTTGATACATGATTGAACCTGCGGCGTTAACTCGCCCAATATCGGGACTCCATCAAGGTCGCGATTGAGCAATTGGACAACTTTGTTTGCTCCATCGGCAGCAAGTCGTCGGCAGCGTTCCTTCTTTTCCATGCTGAACGCTTCCCTTCCGCTGGCCTCAAACCATCGGTTTGTCGAAATGTGGCACAAGATGGAACCCGCAACACTGGACGGCGCGTCGTCTGCCCATCGCGGATTTTCTGGTTCGTATTTTGGCAGCGGTGTTGACTCGTACCAGACCACCAGTTCAGCAATCATGGCTTCTCGCTGTTCCTTTGGCTTCTCATGGTGAAACATTCCAATCACCGCTGATCCACCATTGATTACACCGCATAGCGAACCACATCCTCCCATACCGCCATCGCCATATCGCATCATCTCGATCGGGAAGGATCGGAAGGGTTCATCAACCTTATCCGCCAATGCTCCAAGGACTCCTCCGACAACGCTGTACATACACCCGCCATCTGGGTAAATGCGATACGCGCGATCGGCTACATCGTCTGGATTGAGTTTTTTGTAGTTCCAAAGCGAAGCTGCTGAGGATTGTGTTGTCGCGGCGCCGAAACCGGCATCGCTGCGGCCCGCGAACATGGAGCCGCCGATCATTCCGAATGACATGAAAGCTTTGCGTCGATTGATCTGTATCATCGCGGATGATTCCTATGCAAATGTGAAGTGTATGTCGAAGACATTCGAGAGTGAAAAATAGATACCGAGAACGATAAGCACCCATCCTGTTGCACACGGTTCAAGAGATGTCCAACCAAGAGGCGGTCGTCAGTTGCATCGAGATTGTCGGATGTTGCAAGGAGATCGCTACGGGGTTGGTTGAAAATGTGAACAAGTTGTTGCCTGATGCAAAGGTTGTCACGGTAACTCAGGTCGTTGCGACTCAAGCAAAAGTGAACGGGATGATGGAGAAGTTGTCGTTGATCTTCGTTCTGATCATCGTCTTTGTTGGCGGAGCGGGGATCGCAAACGACATGCTGGCAAATGTTCATGAGCGTCGCCGCGAGATTGGCACCCTGATGTCGCTGGGGGCTGAGTCAACGTTGATCCTGCGAGTCTTTTTGCTCAAGGCCCTGCTGCTGGGGATGGCTGGCGGAGTGGGTGGATTCGTGATTGGAACGGTGTTGGCCATCACCTTGGGCCCCCGACTTGCCGGGGTTCCTGTTTTTCCGATGCCGGTGCTGGCTTTATCGGCAGTTGGCATTTCCGTCGGTATCACTTTGGCTGCTAGTTTTTTTCCCGCTCGGCGCGCCGCCAAGCTCGACCCGGTCACGTCATTTCAGGAGATTTGAATCATGTTGTGTATGGAAAATGTGACGAAGACTTATCAACTGCGTCGCCAGACGGTCGTCGCATTGGACAATGCGACCTTGAATATTCCCGAGGGGGATTTTGTTTCCTTGATCGGGCCAAGCGGCAGTGGCAAGAGTACTTTGTTGGTGATGCTCGGCGGCATGCTCTCGCCAACCTCGGGAAAAGTCAACTTAAAGGGCGAGTCGATGTGTGACTTGACTCCGAATGGCCGGGCACGGCTTCGTCGATGAGTTTAATCAAGAAGGAAAGACGATTGTGATGGTCACTCATGATCCCGGTACTGCGGAGCGTGCAAAACGTATTTTGAAAATACGAGATGGCACGGTGGTCGATGACCGTGCCTCGGTTCGGACGTTCGACGCCGCGTAGATGGCCGGCATTGCTTTGGTATCGGCGGCATCCTGCCGCCGGAGATGGCATGTTCCATTTGCACCCCCAAGCAAGAAACGAGAATCGATCGACCTTGAACAATGGGCCGACTTGCTGGTAGGCTATCGAAGTGCCACGAATTTAGCCAAAGCGTCAAGACGCAATGGGTCAAGCTCTCATCGATAAAATGGCAAAATGCCAAAAGACGACATCGCCACCGACATCAATGTCATGTTTCGAGCATTCGCGGATACGACTCGGCTTCGTATCCTGCATCTCCTTGTCCAAGGGGAAACCTGCGTGGGGAATCTCGTGGAGGTGCTTCAACTTCCGCAATCCGCTGTTTCGAGGCACTTGGCCTATTTGCGAAAGGCCAATTTGGTTGATGTGCGGAAGGCAGGGCTTTGGGCTTATTACTCTTTAACCCCCGCTAAATCATCTTTTCAAAGCAAACTGTATGAGTGCTTGAATGAGTGCTTCTGCGAGGTGCCGGAGTTAGAGGCAGACGCCCAGCGAGCCCGAAATCTGAAAAAGTCTGGGGGATGCTGCCCTGAATGGAAAGTTGATGAGCCCTAGGTCGGGTTCCCGCTCCATTTTCGGATTTGATGGTCATGGGCAATGTGCTCTAACGTTTTGCATGCTCGGCGGAAGCGTCGTTAGGCGGTGCGATTCACGACATCCTTGAATCCGACAGGGATCCGACAATCGGAGCGTCCACCGAATTTTGGCGTTCATTCAATTTTCGGTGATTGACAGCCTCCAACGATTCCGGTATCGTCTATCGTAGATGAACGATAGGTTTGGTCGACGGGAAAGCAAGTAATCATGAAACGATGCGATTCAACACCGGTGAAGCTAAAGCCGGATCCGACGGCAGAGGATTTTGCCAGCTTGGCCTGGGCGCTCGCGCATCCGGCTCGAGTCCAGATCGTGCGGCTATTGATCGGTCGCGAAGCTTGTGTTTGTGGAGAGATCGTGGATCAGTTGCCGCTCGCCCAATCAACGGTTTCGCAGCATCTGAAAATCTTGAAAGAGTCTGGATTGATCCACGGCGAAGTGGACGGGCCAAAGGTCTGTTATGGCATCAATCCAAAACGGCTCGAACAATTGAAGGCATTCGTCGCCAAACTATGATTTTTTTTTAGCCGTTTCATCGTGTACCGGCGATAGACGATAAAGGAGAGAGTGATGGAAAATACAAAAATGAACCAAGCTGACACATGCCCGAGGAACGAAAAGGGAATCGGATTCTTTGAACGCTACCTGACCGTTTGGGTCGGCTTGTGCATTGTTGCTGGTATCTCACTTACGCACCGGTGATTTCGATTCCGATCGCGGTCTGCCGGTTCTTTATGATGTGCCCAATCATGGTCAAAATCGACTTTAACGAGGTGGTAAAAGCTGGTAAAGCGGTTCGGCCTGTTGGTCTAACGCTGTTTATCAACTGGGCCATCAAGCCATTCACGATGTATGCAATTGCCAGTTTTTTTCTCGGTACCCTTTTCCTCGGATTCATAGGTCCCGAAGCCGTCGATTATGTCAAGGCTCCGCTTCGTCCATCCAAGCTCCGAATACGATCTTGGCTACTTGAAAAACAAATCGGGGGCCGGTTTGGCATTGTCGAGTCAGTGAACGAGATGCAAACGACTCCGTTTTCGACGCCTATCGCGTCGATGGCCCCTGAGTAAGTTGCTCCTCAGCAGGGGATAGCCGACGATGGTAGAGGTTGGGGCGGGTTGCGACAGGCAAAATTTTGCCGTTGGGTGATGTGGCATTCGCTTTGCGTTGTTGAAGTCCGCAGCCGCCGTGCTCAGGCGATTTTCGTCTCAAACCGGGCGAATCACAAACATTCAGTGCGCGTCGGTAGACGCCAATTGTCCAAATCCGCACAATAAGTGCGCACATACGGGCAATTGGACGTAGTATAGAAGTAGTGGACGAGGTCGCGGTTCTCTCTCGAAACATCGACTGCGAGGATTTGTAGCCTTATCCACTACGATAGCCCATAGAAACAATACCAGGGAAGCAACGGTGACATGACAGAGCCAATGGAGATTTTGTTTGTCGACGATGAGGTGGACTTTAGCGAAGGTTGTGTTCGCTGGTTCGAGAAGAAGGGGCACCGGGTTTCGCAAACGAGCAGCGGTCAGGATGGCATTGACCGATGTTCCGTACACGACTTTGATATTGTGATTCTCGATTGGAATTTGCCTGGATTATGCGGCATCGAGTTGGTCCAGCGGATGCGAGAATCCAATCCCGACACGGAGATCATCGTGTTGACCGGCGAAGGGACGATCAATAACGCGGTCGAGTCGATGCGTCTTGGCGTGTTTGATTTCCAAACCAAGCCATTCCCGATGGGGGATTTGGAGCGTCGCTGCCTGGCCGCCGTCGAACGACGAAAACTCAAAAAGGAGAACACACAACTCCGTGAAGTCATCACGCGAACGAAGAAACCGGCGACCACCATCATCGGCACGTCGCAGCCGATGCGGGTTTTGGGGCGTTTGATTGATCGAGTGGCACCGAGGGACAATGCGGTTTTGATTCAAGGCGAAAGTGGCACGGGGAAAGAGTTGGTTGCTCAAGCGATTCACAGCGGAAGTTCTCGCAGTGGTAGGCCATTGGTCACGATCAACTGCGCAGCGCTACCGGAAACCTTGGTGGAGAGTGAGCTGTTCGGTCACGAAAAAGGATCGTTCACGGGCGCAACGCAGATGCAGCCAGGCCTGTTCGAGGTCGCGGACGGCAGCACATTGTTCATTGATGAGATTGGGGAACTGCCACTCGCCTTGCAGCCGAAGCTGCTACGGGTTCTCGAGGACGGATCACTCCGCCGCATCGGCTCGCACAAAGAACGCCGCGTCGACGTCCGCATCGTTGCTGCGACCAACCGGGACTTGAAAACGGAGGTTGCCGAAGGTCGTTTTCGGGAAGACTTGTATTATCGCATCAACGTGATGCCCATCGACTTGCCGCCACTGCGAGAGCGTGATGGCGACGTGGAGCTGCTCGTCAACCATTTCTTAGGCAAAGACCACGAAATGGACGAAGAGGCTCGGCAAGCGATGGTCGCCTATTCGTGGCCTGGCAACATTCGCCAGCTCATTAACACCTTGGAGCGGGCTCAGGTTCTCGCGGACGACGGAGTCATCACGATCAGTGATTTACCCGAGGAGCTACGTCACGAGCACACGCAAACGGTCGCCAGCCATCCAACGGGCGTGGAATTACCGAAAGTCGGTTCCCTCATCGCACTGGAACGCGAGCACATTGCCGAAGTCCTGCGACGCGAAAACGGCAACAAGTCCAAGGCCGCCCGAGTCCTTGGCATTGAACGCCGCAAGCTGTATCGAATGATGAAGCAACATGGAATCGAGGGCTAGTGCATTGTCACAACGAAGAATGAAGAATGAGGGTACGCCTCTTTCGTGGCGGTGGCTTCCAGCCGCAGCTGGTTGGGGGAAGAGGCCCCAGCCACTCTTTTGCCAAGCCTGCCAAGCCTACTCTTTTGCCAAGCCTAAAGTCAAGCAATGACAAAGCACAATGTTAATCGTCCACTGTATGGGATTCGATGTGCGATTGAAACGGAACTCCGATTAGGACTCAAGTAAATGTCGACCCCGATTTGCGAAGAAGA from the Novipirellula aureliae genome contains:
- a CDS encoding efflux RND transporter periplasmic adaptor subunit translates to MLRQNQRQKHLSQRFSVSVLSVAMTTFLLGGLVGYLAVKKVNSAGGEVSASSPAGKGPPRSPQAQLVRVGEIQRASIMPVRTLIGDLVALRTATIATEVAGKVVALPVDEGTKVVGGKTVLARIDDTWTKLDEAKIESQIAEKKATQAFEKGELRRFEDMFRQNAVSSSEVEQKRSLIEELEASLSQLQVLLKEAQERNMRLELIAPFDGSVVAKHSELGEYVSVGSQIVEIVSSGRIDARIMVPEESLPLLSVGDSVTLIVDSLGMELEGKVFSINAKGSLGSRTFPVRIALDDQDGKLLPGMGVSVFVPVMRESTELIVPRDAVLIKPDEATLWILQPQDKNGPHGEPQPVWLAQPVPVRVLSQTRESYAIACQRETDVERVVPGVQVVTEGLERLTPGAIVRVDEDRSPLSPVPGTYRTGQQIVDK
- a CDS encoding efflux RND transporter permease subunit; the encoded protein is MDPIKFCIENPVKTTVGVILVLLFGVIALSRIPVQLTPDVDRPVITVRTNWDGRSPEEIEKSIILEQEEKLKSVQGLWKMTSLASLGSARITLEFNVGASPDRILQEVSNKIDEVPEYPEDVDRPIIDLADTAGDNAIAYLLLQAEDPDFEVATFYDHADRFLIPSLERIEGVAEIEIKGGRQHQVQIRFDPEALARRSITISELNAALRLDNVNATAGDLADSRQDVRFRVLGQYNSLEPLRDTIIKYDELGSPVRVSDVARVELALEKTIHFDQCKGRTSLTIFVKRKTGSNVLDIIENVNRVVEQMNAEGGVLRSFKNDRYGLRLRMAFDDSHYIYSAIGLVEQNLWIGGGLAVLVLLLFLRSIRSTMIVAVSIPISVIGTFVVMWFADRNLNVISLAGLSFAVGMVVDNAIVVLENIDRHLQLGASPRQAAYNGTKEVWGAILASTLTTIAVFAPVLTIQDEAGQLFYDIVLAICAAVTLSLVVSVAVIPTAAALFLRAPKHIATSLGDADHNNSRRESPTWHDSITASFVGLFGLVKIFTWFGNRWTSMIHLLTFRSLSSAWLRLMLIAIVTLGSIGLSIALMPPASYLPNGNKNFTFCRMSTPAGYSVMENYYVGQRIEQELKPFWNAKNSEEASQYGPVIDQRTGTEYHDIPALKEFFFVVARGSVFMIGISDDPANVEPVAAIFNKAFNVIPASKGVTSQASIFGRGAGSSNAVDIEVSSNDMVRLKAACTYLEQRLQEAFSKFSVRTSPENFDEAGPERQLQIKQEVAKRLNINVSDLAMSARSMIDGSFVGDFDFEGDNIDLVLIRDPASEIFPEQIADLPVSVRESDGSVVMVPLGQIADFIPTEASQEIRRVEQQRAIALTVTPPNHVALEEAQETILDVVEQARAEGKMGNDIFVSLSGNADRLTDVRAALMGHWNGWNRESLGSVALSRFFLALVITYLLMAALFENFLYPLVIMFTVPLATVGGFVGLWMVHREDPTQQLDVLTMLGFVILIGVVVNNAILIVHQALNFMRGHHSAAEGEIAPMSARDAICESVRTRMRPIFMTTFTSIFGMLPLVIAPGSGSELYRGLGSVVVGGLAFATIFTLLVIPLVFSLLMDILPNHRSAENQPVKTEEALLTKH
- a CDS encoding O-methyltransferase; this translates as MKTSIQFASCLFAAVVFLSMTAMVHAQQRGTGRAPSGDRSTGDIELEKPPVPLDEFEQTALKVLGDIQANQAFRNVPENDGRLLRIMAQSMGAKNVVELGTSTGISGIWLGLGLKETGGHLTTYEIDSDRAAKARENFKRAGLSDVITVVEGDAHEKLKDFTGTVDMVFLDADKEGYIDYLNTLMPMLRPGGLILAHNINPRMAHPPFMEAITTDPNLDTVVRGGMSITLKKK
- a CDS encoding DMT family transporter; the protein is MNVWFILLLAGLLEIAWAIGLKYSDAFTRFWPSVWTVLAYIASILLLSLAVRQIPIGTAYPVWMGIGALGTAVFGIVFLGESTSLWRLLFLMLLVISLAGLKLSSEV
- a CDS encoding C-GCAxxG-C-C family (seleno)protein; this translates as MIQINRRKAFMSFGMIGGSMFAGRSDAGFGAATTQSSAASLWNYKKLNPDDVADRAYRIYPDGGCMYSVVGGVLGALADKVDEPFRSFPIEMMRYGDGGMGGCGSLCGVINGGSAVIGMFHHEKPKEQREAMIAELVVWYESTPLPKYEPENPRWADDAPSSVAGSILCHISTNRWFEASGREAFSMEKKERCRRLAADGANKVVQLLNRDLDGVPILGELTPQVQSCIKCHGKEGMGKTMVKMSCGSCHPFEGGHP
- a CDS encoding DoxX family protein; amino-acid sequence: MNFIKKASQTTAQRSVILIRFMVGFVFLSEGLQKFLFPDARGAGRFEKIGLPEPESLSYFVGSFEIVCGIAIVLGLLTRFAVLPTITIMLVAIATTKLPMLAEEGFWEAAHAARTDFSMLLGSLYLLIVGAGKWSVDAQLKPNSE